A DNA window from Vanessa cardui chromosome 16, ilVanCard2.1, whole genome shotgun sequence contains the following coding sequences:
- the LOC124536120 gene encoding ER membrane protein complex subunit 8/9 homolog, which produces MGEVSLETSAYAKLILHAAKYPHCAVNGVLLADGTKIRSGAKNQDLDIVDTVPLFHHSHYLSPMAEIALTQIETIAQADNRVIAGYYAACENFRDNTVEKCPGQKIAEKIVEHFPSAVFIVIDNKKFVQHLETPAIKLHKYTEGKWKPKDANKVLFQTPYVLETVSHLLQRGLQKDLIDFDNYLDDLSQDWTNLGIEKLIASINASNSIDCKDKAY; this is translated from the exons atgGGCGAAGTATCGTTAGAAACATCCGCCTATGCAAAACTAATACTACATGCGGCGAAATATCCGCACTGTGCCGTGAATGGAGTGCTACTTGCTGATGGTACTAAAATCAGATCGGGAGCCAAAAACCAAGACTTAGATATTGTGGATACGGTGCCATTGTTTCATCATAGTCATTATTTATCCCCAATGGCAGAAATTGCCCTCACACAG atagAAACAATAGCCCAGGCTGATAACAGAGTTATAGCAGGTTATTATGCTGCCTGTGAGAACTTCAGAGATAACACAGTTGAAAAGTGTCCAGGGCAAAAGATCGCTGAAAAGATTGTTGAACACTTTCCATCAGCTGTCTTCATAGTC attgataataaaaagtttgtGCAACATTTGGAGACTCCAGCTATAAAGCTGCACAAATACACTGAAGGAAAATGGAAGCCAAAGGATGCCAACAAAGTGCTGTTCC AAACACCATATGTATTGGAAACTGTTTCGCACTTACTACAGCGTGGTCTACAGAAGGACCTTATAGATTTTGACAACTACTTGGATGATCTCTCACAAGATTGGACTAATCTAGGCATTGAAAAACTTATTGCCAGTATAAATGCATCAAACTCTATAGATTGTAAGGATAAGGCATATTAA
- the LOC124536121 gene encoding alanine--glyoxylate aminotransferase 2, mitochondrial, which yields MANKVTRYYYKIFTRQLATALPKCDFTPNAYSGPSVQKTDKIKADNIAPALYNIYKRPLVLHQGHMQWLFDHDGRRYLDLFGGIVTVSVGHCHPKVSAALHEQIDNLWHVTNIYRHPKIYEYVEKLIAKFSGDLKVVYLVNSGTEANDLALLLAKAYTNSNDVISLQSCYHGYSSTMMGLTAMQSFRMPVPIPSGMHHAMLPDPYRGIWGGCRDSISQVKNSCTCEGDCVTSDKYVHQLSELIENSVPAGRLAAFIAESIQGVNGAVQFPKGYIRKAVELIRKHGGVYIADEVQTGFGRTGDAFWGFQGHGVQPDIVTLAKGIGNGFPLGAVVTTKAIADAHNRNSYFNTFGGNPMAAAVGKAVLEVIEEEGLQQNCKDTGRYFLEQLMDLQNCHPVIGDVRGKGLMIAIELVEPGTKQPLNSEDASEILESIKDLGILIGTGGRWHNVLRIKPPMCINKNDFTSKVIKCEETKEPIVEYGKVSKFEGFQITLENTILFPAGGGQPFDIGWLNDVEVLQVLRKGDQAIHFTQQPIEIGTDVVQKIDWSRRFDHMQQHSGQHLLSAILERDHNLPTTSWWLGADECFVELDSTSVGDDTIQVVEEQCNKHIRSATPVTVKFLKANDPDLNEAHTRGLPKDCMDTIRVICIGDIDENMCCGTHVTNLSQLQMIKLLGVEPGKKGKTNLRFLVGNRVTKSFQRMLDREKALIGLLKNEPVKHEELVSKLQRNLKITNKNLQNVLSELAQYEVDKIKNTQPTPKYLFMFKKEANPDFNRAICKGLENEDIFVFVASEDQDKPKEGQIIIQGAESDFKALGQQITDILKCKGAFKNGKFQGKAGDLGGINKCKKLIEDYFNNVV from the exons ATGGCGAACAAAG TAACAAGatattactacaaaatatttacaagacaGCTTGCAACTGCCTTACCAAAATGTGACTTTACGCCAAATGCCTATTCA GGTCCATCTGTCCAAAAGACGGACAAAATAAAAGCAGACAACATAGCACCAGCTCTATATAATATCTACAAGCGACCATTGGTGCTTCATCAGGGACACATGCAATGGCTTTTCGATCATGATGGAAGACGATATCTCGACCTCTTTGGAGGAATCGTTACAGTATCGGTAGGACATTGCCACCC TAAAGTATCGGCTGCTTTGCACGAACAGATAGACAATCTCTGGCACGTAACGAACATTTATAGACATCCGAAAATCTATGAATACGTTGAAAAACTTATTGCTAAGTTTTCTGGGGATTTAAAG gTAGTGTACCTAGTAAACAGCGGAACAGAAGCAAACGATCTCGCATTACTTCTTGCCAAGGCGTACACGAACAGCAATGACGTCATATCCTTACAAAGTTGTTACCACGGCTATTCCAGTACTATGATGGGATTAACAGCTATGCAATCATTCCGAATGCCCGTTCCAATACCTTCCGGCATGCATCAT GCGATGCTACCAGATCCCTACAGGGGCATTTGGGGCGGTTGTCGAGACTCCATTTCTCAGGTGAAAAATTCGTGCACCTGCGAGGGCGACTGCGTGACTTCTGATAAATACGTTCATCAGCTCTCAGAG CTTATAGAAAATTCAGTACCTGCAGGCAGACTTGCAGCATTCATTGCGGAGTCTATCCAGGGTGTAAACGGCGCAGTTCAGTTTCCAAAGGGATATATTAGGAAAGCAGTTGAATTGATAAGAAAACATGGAGGTGTTTATATTGCTGATGAG GTGCAAACCGGCTTCGGTCGCACAGGCGACGCATTTTGGGGTTTCCAGGGGCATGGTGTGCAACCAGATATAGTCACTTTGGCTAAAGGAATCGGTAACGGTTTTCCACTCGGTGCGGTTGTCACAACAAAGGCTATAGCCGACGCTCATAATAGAAACTCCTACTTCAATACTTTCGGAGGGAATCCAATGGCCGCTGCAGTTGGGAAAGCTGTTTTGGAG GTTATTGAAGAGGAAGGTCTACAACAAAACTGTAAAGATACTGGACGATATTTTCTCGAACAATTAATGGATTTACAAAATTGCCATCCTGTGATCGGTGATGTTCGCGGTAAAGGGCTTATGATTGCAATAGAGTTAGTTGAACCGGGAACGAAGCAGCCATTGAATTCGGAGGACGCGAGTGAAATCCTGGAATCGATCAAAGATTTGGGTATCCTAATCGGAACTGGAGGACGATGGCATAAT gtaTTGAGAATAAAACCACCCATGTGTATCAACAAAAATGAT TTCACTTCCAAAGTAATTAAATGTGAAGAAACTAAGGAGCCAATAGTTGAATATGGCAAAGTGTCCAAGTTTGAAGGTTTCCAAATAACTTTAGAAAATACAATACTCTTCCCAGCCGGGGGAGGCCAG CCTTTTGATATAGGCTGGTTAAATGATGTAGAAGTATTGCAAGTGCTTCGGAAAGGAGATCAAGCTATTCATTTCACCCAGCAACCAATAGAAATTGGTACGGATGTAGTACAGAAAATTGATTGGTCTAGACGGTTTGATCATATGCAGCAACACTCAG GTCAACATTTACTATCTGCGATATTGGAAAGAGATCACAATTTACCCACAACCAGTTGGTGGTTGGGTGCGGATGAATGTTTCGTTGAACTTGATTCAACATCAGTCGGTGATGATACCATACAGGTTGTTGAAGAACAGTGCAACAAACACATACGTTCGGCCACACctgttactgtaaaatttttaaaagcaaatgaTCCTGACTTAAATgag gcACACACAAGAGGACTGCCTAAAGACTGCATGGATACAATACGCGTGATATGCATCGGTGATATTGACGAGAACATGTGTTGTGGCACACATGTTACTAATTTAAG TCAGTTGCAAATGATAAAACTATTAGGTGTCGAACCGGGGAAGAAAGGCAAGACAAATCTCAGGTTTCTTGTAGGTAATCGTGTTACGAAATCTTTCCAAAGGATGTTGGACAGAGAGAAGGCATTAATAGGATTGTTAAA GAATGAACCAGTGAAACATGAGGAATTAGTGTCGAAATTGCAGAGAAACTTGAAAATAACGAATAAGAATTTACAAAATGTTCTGTCAGAGTTAGCTCAATATGaagttgataaaataaaaaatactcaaCCGACAccaaaatacttatttatgtttaaaaaggAAGCTAACCCTGACTTCAACCGAGCTATTTGTAAGGGGTTGGAAAATGAagacatatttgtttttgtggCGTCCGAAGACCAGGATAAGCCTAAAGAAGGGCAAATTATTATACAAGGTGCAGAAAGTGACTTCAAAGCGTTAGGGCAGCA aatAACTGATATCCTAAAATGTAAAGGTGCCTTTAAGAATGGTAAATTCCAGGGAAAAGCCGGTGACTTGGGAGGTATCAATAAATGTAAGAAGTTAATAGAAGATTACTTTAATAATGTTgtgtga